A stretch of Camelina sativa cultivar DH55 chromosome 18, Cs, whole genome shotgun sequence DNA encodes these proteins:
- the LOC104760113 gene encoding probable galacturonosyltransferase 4 isoform X2 has protein sequence MMVKLRNLVLFFMLLTVVAPILLYTDPAASFKTPFSAKRDFLEDVTALTFNSDENRLNLLPRESPAVLRGGGGEEVVVYSVDKNSRRQEEARDQLSARVLSATDDDDDNSIKQVADSASEIHSRERTPVQLSQQTSEKVDDHHDEPNAFGAKKEKGNNVLLPDAQVRHLKDQLIRAKVYLSLPSAKANPHFVRELRLRVKEVQRALADASKDSDLPKTAIDKLKAMEQTLAKGKQIQDDCSTVVKKLRAMLHSAEEQLRVHKKQTMFLTQLTAKTIPKGLHCLPLRLTTDYYALNSSQQQFPNQDKLEDTQLYHYALFSDNVLATSVVVNSTITNAKHPSKHVFHIVTDRLNYAAMRMWFLDNPPGKATIQVQNVEEFTWLNSSYSPVLKQLSSRSMIDYYFRAHHTNSDTNIKFRNPKYLSILNHLRFYLPEIFPKLSKVLFLDDDIVVQKDLSGLWLVDLKGNVNGAVETCGESFHRFDRYLNFSNPLISKNFDPRACGWAYGMNVFDLDEWKRQNITEVYHRWQDLNQDRELWKLGTLPPGLITFWRRTYPLDRKWHTLGLGYNPSVNQRDIERAAVIHYNGNLKPWLEIGIPRYRGFWSKHVDYEHVYLRECNINP, from the exons ATGATGGTGAAGCTTCGAAACCTTGTTCTTTTCTTCATGCTCCTCACCGTCGTCGCTCCTATCCTCCTCTACACCGATCCCGCCGCCTCCTTCAAGACTCCCTTTT CAGCTAAGCGCGATTTCCTCGAGGACGTAACCGCCTTG aCTTTCAATTCCGATGAAAATCGTTTGAATCTGCTTCCTCGG GAATCTCCGGCAGTGctcagaggaggaggaggagaagaagtcGTGGTCTATTCCGTCGATAAGAATTCACGACGGCAAG AAGAAGCCAGAGACCAATTGTCTGCTCGAGTTCTTTCCGCCACCGACGATGACGACGACAATTCCATCAAACAAGTCGCTGATTCTGCCTCTGAGATTCATAGTAGG GAAAGGACCCCTGTTCAATTGTCCCAGCAAACCTCTGAAAAAGTTGATGATCACCATGATGAGCCTAATGCTTTCGGAGCTAAGAAAGAGAAGGGAAACAACGTCTTGTTGCCTGATGCTCAGGTCAGGCACCTTAAAGATCAGCTTATTAGGGCTAAGGTTTATCTTTCACTTCCATCTGCAAAGGCCAATCCACATTTTGTCAGGGAGCTTCGACTCCGTGTTAAAGAAGTTCAACGGGCACTTGCAGATGCCTCCAAGGATTCGGATCTCCCAAAGAC TGCTATTGACAAGCTAAAAGCAATGGAGCAAACTTTGGCCAAAGGCAAGCAGATCCAAGATGACTGTTCCACAGTGGTCAAGAAGCTACGTGCAATGCTCCACTCCGCAGAGGAGCAGCTACGGGTCCATAAGAAGCAAACCATGTTCTTGACTCAATTGACTGCTAAGACCATTCCAAAAGGACTTCACTGCCTCCCTCTGCGCCTCACTACAGATTATTATGCTTTAAATTCATCTCAACAACAATTCCCAAATCAGGACAAACTAGAAGATACTCAGCTGTATCACTATGCCCTTTTCTCTGATAATGTTTTGGCTACGTCAGTTGTTGTTAACTCTACCATAACCAATGCAAAG CATCCCTCAAAGCATGTCTTCCACATCGTCACAGACAGACTCAATTATGCCGCTATGAGGATGTGGTTCCTGGACAACCCACCAGGCAAAGCCACCATCCAGGTTCAGAATGTTGAAGAATTTACATGGCTGAATTCAAGCTACAGTCCCGTTCTCAAACAGCTTAGTTCTAGATCGATGATAGATTATTACTTCAGGGCCCACCATACAAATTCAGACACAAACATCAAGTTCCGGAATCCAAAATACTTATCGATCCTTAATCATCTTCGTTTTTACTTGCCTGAGATCTTTCCGAAGCTCAGCAAAGTGCTCTTCTTGGATGATGATATAGTTGTGCAGAAGGACCTTTCTGGTCTTTGGTTAGTTGATCTGAAAGGTAATGTCAACGGTGCTGTAGAGACTTGTGGGGAAAGCTTTCATCGCTTTGACCGTTATCTGAACTTCTCAAATCCACTCATCTCCAAGAACTTTGACCCTCGTGCTTGTGGTTGGGCATATGGTATGAATGTCTTTGATCTGGATGAATGGAAGAGGCAAAACATCACAGAGGTTTATCATCGATGGCAGGATCTG AACCAAGACCGAGAATTGTGGAAGCTAGGGACGTTGCCGCCTGGTCTAATCACATTTTGGAGACGAACATATCCGCTAGACCGGAAATGGCACACACTAGGCCTTGGATACAACCCGAGTGTGAACCAGAGGGATATTGAGAGGGCAGCTGTGATACACTATAATGGTAACCTCAAACCATGGCTAGAGATTGGGATTCCAAGATACAGAGGCTTCTGGTCAAAGCACGTAGACTATGAGCACGTTTATCTCAGAGAATGCAACATCAATCCTTAG
- the LOC104760113 gene encoding probable galacturonosyltransferase 4 isoform X8 translates to MMVKLRNLVLFFMLLTVVAPILLYTDPAASFKTPFSAKRDFLEDVTALTFNSDENRLNLLPRESPAVLRGGGGEEVVVYSVDKNSRRQEARDQLSARVLSATDDDDDNSIKQVADSASEIHSRERTPVQLSQQTSEKVDDHHDEPNAFGAKKEKGNNVLLPDAQVRHLKDQLIRAKVYLSLPSAKANPHFVRELRLRVKEVQRALADASKDSDLPKTAIDKLKAMEQTLAKGKQIQDDCSTVVKKLRAMLHSAEEQLRVHKKQTMFLTQLTAKTIPKGLHCLPLRLTTDYYALNSSQQQFPNQDKLEDTQLYHYALFSDNVLATSVVVNSTITNAKHPSKHVFHIVTDRLNYAAMRMWFLDNPPGKATIQVQNVEEFTWLNSSYSPVLKQLSSRSMIDYYFRAHHTNSDTNIKFRNPKYLSILNHLRFYLPEIFPKLSKVLFLDDDIVVQKDLSGLWLVDLKGNVNGAVETCGESFHRFDRYLNFSNPLISKNFDPRACGWAYGMNVFDLDEWKRQNITEVYHRWQDLNQDRELWKLGTLPPGLITFWRRTYPLDRKWHTLGLGYNPSVNQRDIERAAVIHYNGNLKPWLEIGIPRYRGFWSKHVDYEHVYLRECNINP, encoded by the exons ATGATGGTGAAGCTTCGAAACCTTGTTCTTTTCTTCATGCTCCTCACCGTCGTCGCTCCTATCCTCCTCTACACCGATCCCGCCGCCTCCTTCAAGACTCCCTTTT CAGCTAAGCGCGATTTCCTCGAGGACGTAACCGCCTTG aCTTTCAATTCCGATGAAAATCGTTTGAATCTGCTTCCTCGG GAATCTCCGGCAGTGctcagaggaggaggaggagaagaagtcGTGGTCTATTCCGTCGATAAGAATTCACGACGGCAAG AAGCCAGAGACCAATTGTCTGCTCGAGTTCTTTCCGCCACCGACGATGACGACGACAATTCCATCAAACAAGTCGCTGATTCTGCCTCTGAGATTCATAGTAGG GAAAGGACCCCTGTTCAATTGTCCCAGCAAACCTCTGAAAAAGTTGATGATCACCATGATGAGCCTAATGCTTTCGGAGCTAAGAAAGAGAAGGGAAACAACGTCTTGTTGCCTGATGCTCAGGTCAGGCACCTTAAAGATCAGCTTATTAGGGCTAAGGTTTATCTTTCACTTCCATCTGCAAAGGCCAATCCACATTTTGTCAGGGAGCTTCGACTCCGTGTTAAAGAAGTTCAACGGGCACTTGCAGATGCCTCCAAGGATTCGGATCTCCCAAAGAC TGCTATTGACAAGCTAAAAGCAATGGAGCAAACTTTGGCCAAAGGCAAGCAGATCCAAGATGACTGTTCCACAGTGGTCAAGAAGCTACGTGCAATGCTCCACTCCGCAGAGGAGCAGCTACGGGTCCATAAGAAGCAAACCATGTTCTTGACTCAATTGACTGCTAAGACCATTCCAAAAGGACTTCACTGCCTCCCTCTGCGCCTCACTACAGATTATTATGCTTTAAATTCATCTCAACAACAATTCCCAAATCAGGACAAACTAGAAGATACTCAGCTGTATCACTATGCCCTTTTCTCTGATAATGTTTTGGCTACGTCAGTTGTTGTTAACTCTACCATAACCAATGCAAAG CATCCCTCAAAGCATGTCTTCCACATCGTCACAGACAGACTCAATTATGCCGCTATGAGGATGTGGTTCCTGGACAACCCACCAGGCAAAGCCACCATCCAGGTTCAGAATGTTGAAGAATTTACATGGCTGAATTCAAGCTACAGTCCCGTTCTCAAACAGCTTAGTTCTAGATCGATGATAGATTATTACTTCAGGGCCCACCATACAAATTCAGACACAAACATCAAGTTCCGGAATCCAAAATACTTATCGATCCTTAATCATCTTCGTTTTTACTTGCCTGAGATCTTTCCGAAGCTCAGCAAAGTGCTCTTCTTGGATGATGATATAGTTGTGCAGAAGGACCTTTCTGGTCTTTGGTTAGTTGATCTGAAAGGTAATGTCAACGGTGCTGTAGAGACTTGTGGGGAAAGCTTTCATCGCTTTGACCGTTATCTGAACTTCTCAAATCCACTCATCTCCAAGAACTTTGACCCTCGTGCTTGTGGTTGGGCATATGGTATGAATGTCTTTGATCTGGATGAATGGAAGAGGCAAAACATCACAGAGGTTTATCATCGATGGCAGGATCTG AACCAAGACCGAGAATTGTGGAAGCTAGGGACGTTGCCGCCTGGTCTAATCACATTTTGGAGACGAACATATCCGCTAGACCGGAAATGGCACACACTAGGCCTTGGATACAACCCGAGTGTGAACCAGAGGGATATTGAGAGGGCAGCTGTGATACACTATAATGGTAACCTCAAACCATGGCTAGAGATTGGGATTCCAAGATACAGAGGCTTCTGGTCAAAGCACGTAGACTATGAGCACGTTTATCTCAGAGAATGCAACATCAATCCTTAG
- the LOC104760113 gene encoding probable galacturonosyltransferase 4 isoform X5: MMVKLRNLVLFFMLLTVVAPILLYTDPAASFKTPFSKRDFLEDVTALTFNSDENRLNLLPRESPAVLRGGGGEEVVVYSVDKNSRRQEEARDQLSARVLSATDDDDDNSIKQVADSASEIHSRERTPVQLSQQTSEKVDDHHDEPNAFGAKKEKGNNVLLPDAQVRHLKDQLIRAKVYLSLPSAKANPHFVRELRLRVKEVQRALADASKDSDLPKTAIDKLKAMEQTLAKGKQIQDDCSTVVKKLRAMLHSAEEQLRVHKKQTMFLTQLTAKTIPKGLHCLPLRLTTDYYALNSSQQQFPNQDKLEDTQLYHYALFSDNVLATSVVVNSTITNAKHPSKHVFHIVTDRLNYAAMRMWFLDNPPGKATIQVQNVEEFTWLNSSYSPVLKQLSSRSMIDYYFRAHHTNSDTNIKFRNPKYLSILNHLRFYLPEIFPKLSKVLFLDDDIVVQKDLSGLWLVDLKGNVNGAVETCGESFHRFDRYLNFSNPLISKNFDPRACGWAYGMNVFDLDEWKRQNITEVYHRWQDLNQDRELWKLGTLPPGLITFWRRTYPLDRKWHTLGLGYNPSVNQRDIERAAVIHYNGNLKPWLEIGIPRYRGFWSKHVDYEHVYLRECNINP; the protein is encoded by the exons ATGATGGTGAAGCTTCGAAACCTTGTTCTTTTCTTCATGCTCCTCACCGTCGTCGCTCCTATCCTCCTCTACACCGATCCCGCCGCCTCCTTCAAGACTCCCTTTT CTAAGCGCGATTTCCTCGAGGACGTAACCGCCTTG aCTTTCAATTCCGATGAAAATCGTTTGAATCTGCTTCCTCGG GAATCTCCGGCAGTGctcagaggaggaggaggagaagaagtcGTGGTCTATTCCGTCGATAAGAATTCACGACGGCAAG AAGAAGCCAGAGACCAATTGTCTGCTCGAGTTCTTTCCGCCACCGACGATGACGACGACAATTCCATCAAACAAGTCGCTGATTCTGCCTCTGAGATTCATAGTAGG GAAAGGACCCCTGTTCAATTGTCCCAGCAAACCTCTGAAAAAGTTGATGATCACCATGATGAGCCTAATGCTTTCGGAGCTAAGAAAGAGAAGGGAAACAACGTCTTGTTGCCTGATGCTCAGGTCAGGCACCTTAAAGATCAGCTTATTAGGGCTAAGGTTTATCTTTCACTTCCATCTGCAAAGGCCAATCCACATTTTGTCAGGGAGCTTCGACTCCGTGTTAAAGAAGTTCAACGGGCACTTGCAGATGCCTCCAAGGATTCGGATCTCCCAAAGAC TGCTATTGACAAGCTAAAAGCAATGGAGCAAACTTTGGCCAAAGGCAAGCAGATCCAAGATGACTGTTCCACAGTGGTCAAGAAGCTACGTGCAATGCTCCACTCCGCAGAGGAGCAGCTACGGGTCCATAAGAAGCAAACCATGTTCTTGACTCAATTGACTGCTAAGACCATTCCAAAAGGACTTCACTGCCTCCCTCTGCGCCTCACTACAGATTATTATGCTTTAAATTCATCTCAACAACAATTCCCAAATCAGGACAAACTAGAAGATACTCAGCTGTATCACTATGCCCTTTTCTCTGATAATGTTTTGGCTACGTCAGTTGTTGTTAACTCTACCATAACCAATGCAAAG CATCCCTCAAAGCATGTCTTCCACATCGTCACAGACAGACTCAATTATGCCGCTATGAGGATGTGGTTCCTGGACAACCCACCAGGCAAAGCCACCATCCAGGTTCAGAATGTTGAAGAATTTACATGGCTGAATTCAAGCTACAGTCCCGTTCTCAAACAGCTTAGTTCTAGATCGATGATAGATTATTACTTCAGGGCCCACCATACAAATTCAGACACAAACATCAAGTTCCGGAATCCAAAATACTTATCGATCCTTAATCATCTTCGTTTTTACTTGCCTGAGATCTTTCCGAAGCTCAGCAAAGTGCTCTTCTTGGATGATGATATAGTTGTGCAGAAGGACCTTTCTGGTCTTTGGTTAGTTGATCTGAAAGGTAATGTCAACGGTGCTGTAGAGACTTGTGGGGAAAGCTTTCATCGCTTTGACCGTTATCTGAACTTCTCAAATCCACTCATCTCCAAGAACTTTGACCCTCGTGCTTGTGGTTGGGCATATGGTATGAATGTCTTTGATCTGGATGAATGGAAGAGGCAAAACATCACAGAGGTTTATCATCGATGGCAGGATCTG AACCAAGACCGAGAATTGTGGAAGCTAGGGACGTTGCCGCCTGGTCTAATCACATTTTGGAGACGAACATATCCGCTAGACCGGAAATGGCACACACTAGGCCTTGGATACAACCCGAGTGTGAACCAGAGGGATATTGAGAGGGCAGCTGTGATACACTATAATGGTAACCTCAAACCATGGCTAGAGATTGGGATTCCAAGATACAGAGGCTTCTGGTCAAAGCACGTAGACTATGAGCACGTTTATCTCAGAGAATGCAACATCAATCCTTAG
- the LOC104760113 gene encoding probable galacturonosyltransferase 4 isoform X9 yields the protein MMVKLRNLVLFFMLLTVVAPILLYTDPAASFKTPFSKRDFLEDVTALTFNSDENRLNLLPRESPAVLRGGGGEEVVVYSVDKNSRRQEARDQLSARVLSATDDDDDNSIKQVADSASEIHSRERTPVQLSQQTSEKVDDHHDEPNAFGAKKEKGNNVLLPDAQVRHLKDQLIRAKVYLSLPSAKANPHFVRELRLRVKEVQRALADASKDSDLPKTAIDKLKAMEQTLAKGKQIQDDCSTVVKKLRAMLHSAEEQLRVHKKQTMFLTQLTAKTIPKGLHCLPLRLTTDYYALNSSQQQFPNQDKLEDTQLYHYALFSDNVLATSVVVNSTITNAKHPSKHVFHIVTDRLNYAAMRMWFLDNPPGKATIQVQNVEEFTWLNSSYSPVLKQLSSRSMIDYYFRAHHTNSDTNIKFRNPKYLSILNHLRFYLPEIFPKLSKVLFLDDDIVVQKDLSGLWLVDLKGNVNGAVETCGESFHRFDRYLNFSNPLISKNFDPRACGWAYGMNVFDLDEWKRQNITEVYHRWQDLNQDRELWKLGTLPPGLITFWRRTYPLDRKWHTLGLGYNPSVNQRDIERAAVIHYNGNLKPWLEIGIPRYRGFWSKHVDYEHVYLRECNINP from the exons ATGATGGTGAAGCTTCGAAACCTTGTTCTTTTCTTCATGCTCCTCACCGTCGTCGCTCCTATCCTCCTCTACACCGATCCCGCCGCCTCCTTCAAGACTCCCTTTT CTAAGCGCGATTTCCTCGAGGACGTAACCGCCTTG aCTTTCAATTCCGATGAAAATCGTTTGAATCTGCTTCCTCGG GAATCTCCGGCAGTGctcagaggaggaggaggagaagaagtcGTGGTCTATTCCGTCGATAAGAATTCACGACGGCAAG AAGCCAGAGACCAATTGTCTGCTCGAGTTCTTTCCGCCACCGACGATGACGACGACAATTCCATCAAACAAGTCGCTGATTCTGCCTCTGAGATTCATAGTAGG GAAAGGACCCCTGTTCAATTGTCCCAGCAAACCTCTGAAAAAGTTGATGATCACCATGATGAGCCTAATGCTTTCGGAGCTAAGAAAGAGAAGGGAAACAACGTCTTGTTGCCTGATGCTCAGGTCAGGCACCTTAAAGATCAGCTTATTAGGGCTAAGGTTTATCTTTCACTTCCATCTGCAAAGGCCAATCCACATTTTGTCAGGGAGCTTCGACTCCGTGTTAAAGAAGTTCAACGGGCACTTGCAGATGCCTCCAAGGATTCGGATCTCCCAAAGAC TGCTATTGACAAGCTAAAAGCAATGGAGCAAACTTTGGCCAAAGGCAAGCAGATCCAAGATGACTGTTCCACAGTGGTCAAGAAGCTACGTGCAATGCTCCACTCCGCAGAGGAGCAGCTACGGGTCCATAAGAAGCAAACCATGTTCTTGACTCAATTGACTGCTAAGACCATTCCAAAAGGACTTCACTGCCTCCCTCTGCGCCTCACTACAGATTATTATGCTTTAAATTCATCTCAACAACAATTCCCAAATCAGGACAAACTAGAAGATACTCAGCTGTATCACTATGCCCTTTTCTCTGATAATGTTTTGGCTACGTCAGTTGTTGTTAACTCTACCATAACCAATGCAAAG CATCCCTCAAAGCATGTCTTCCACATCGTCACAGACAGACTCAATTATGCCGCTATGAGGATGTGGTTCCTGGACAACCCACCAGGCAAAGCCACCATCCAGGTTCAGAATGTTGAAGAATTTACATGGCTGAATTCAAGCTACAGTCCCGTTCTCAAACAGCTTAGTTCTAGATCGATGATAGATTATTACTTCAGGGCCCACCATACAAATTCAGACACAAACATCAAGTTCCGGAATCCAAAATACTTATCGATCCTTAATCATCTTCGTTTTTACTTGCCTGAGATCTTTCCGAAGCTCAGCAAAGTGCTCTTCTTGGATGATGATATAGTTGTGCAGAAGGACCTTTCTGGTCTTTGGTTAGTTGATCTGAAAGGTAATGTCAACGGTGCTGTAGAGACTTGTGGGGAAAGCTTTCATCGCTTTGACCGTTATCTGAACTTCTCAAATCCACTCATCTCCAAGAACTTTGACCCTCGTGCTTGTGGTTGGGCATATGGTATGAATGTCTTTGATCTGGATGAATGGAAGAGGCAAAACATCACAGAGGTTTATCATCGATGGCAGGATCTG AACCAAGACCGAGAATTGTGGAAGCTAGGGACGTTGCCGCCTGGTCTAATCACATTTTGGAGACGAACATATCCGCTAGACCGGAAATGGCACACACTAGGCCTTGGATACAACCCGAGTGTGAACCAGAGGGATATTGAGAGGGCAGCTGTGATACACTATAATGGTAACCTCAAACCATGGCTAGAGATTGGGATTCCAAGATACAGAGGCTTCTGGTCAAAGCACGTAGACTATGAGCACGTTTATCTCAGAGAATGCAACATCAATCCTTAG